The sequence gcttgttaatgttatcaatttaaaaattaaatttaaaatttaggattgtttaggattattcatttagtaaaggtcgaacctaggtcaatttggtgtttaactagaagccccaccactgagttgtaaagtggacgtttttattgccacttaattaacgatatagccggttacggcgctttagttttcttaggcagagaacccttacatcaactaagcattttacttcttttttttatcattttataagtttaaattaatgtgagtaagactaactcacagtttaaattatgctagtccttttatcaatttaggacatcccgaataaatatgtgattgatgaatctaagttgtaatttaatttattgattgattatttaaaatctaaaaattgttatatttgtttgggtagatccaaaattagctttatttattgatttaaaattaactaattctaatatatgtttgcaaatcatggattttaaagagttggtgggattgagggatatatttattaattttgacgggttgacgggtaacccgcgggttggccctagcccggcttgttttctagtagggttgtatatgccaaccctaacccggcccgtttagacaacaagccaagccgggccgggttgaaacaagccgggttagggtcgacccgcaagccgggttataaattgacagctctaagATTGGGGTAAAGTCGTGAACGAACCAGTACCACAAGTTACTGGAATACCGAGGTCATACAACGTGTTGAGGAATGATGAGGCATATCTCCAACTCCGTAATGATCTTGTACAACACATTTGGACACGACATGGACTAGGTCTCAGATATGGTGATATGCTACCGAAatctcctcctccaccaccagaTAATCATGACGGATCGGATGGTGAAATCGATCCAACCATGTTTACCCACAAAAATAGCtttaatcgttttttttttcccaTAAGATTTCGAATGAACTTTCAATATGTTAGTAACTTGGTTGCAATCTAAACTTTAAATTATGAAATATTATGATTTCCATTGGATTTTTATGGTTATGGTTTTCATTGTTTTTAAAAGAGAAGAAGACTAGGAAAAAAAACAATCAAGTATGGAATTGGAAGAATTGTCTCAGTTTATGTATAATTTTTGAAGAAAATGCCATTGAGAATAGAGGAGAACGCTATTGAGAATAATGTTTATTTCTAAGCCATTGGATTTCCAACGACTCATTCTAATCAACGAATCACGAAAAATGCTAATAAGAATAGTGTTTCAACGGCTAGTTTTTCGAATTTTCTCTATATACTGGATTCTTCAGCTCAAACTAAAACCTTTCAATCTCTAGATTTTTTTCTCCATCCTCTTAAAAATTTCATTGCATAACTTTTTtcaatttagatttttttttcactATGGCAAAATATTTTAACAGCTgaagatgttgcaatcaccaaagcttggataAACATTATACTTGATGGTGTTGTCGGAGTTGATCAAAAATCAAACCGGTTTTAGGAGAGAGGGTATTCAAAGTTTATGTAAGCAGTTTTGAGAATAAGAATGATAAGACTGTCCATAAATTGCAAAATAGATTTGGTACCTTGAAAAGATGTCAAAGTTTTTGTTGGTATCTTAAGAAATATACATAGAAACAATGGAAGCGGATGCGGAATTGAGGATATCGTACGTGTTATTAGATTTCTGATAAATTACATGTATATCAATCTATTATATTGTCGGATTTCTAACTTGGGATtttgtttgttgtttgttttttataGGAGAGAAATGCTAGATTAGAATATATGAGGATTCATAATGGAAAACCTTTTAGAAATGAAGAGGTGTACCGAATTTTCAAAGAGCATATTTCCGGATTCAATCCCGAGGAAATTGATCTTACCCAAAATCAAAATCGGAATCAGATGCTCCTAGTGGTGATGCCTCAATGAGTAGTGTTCCGGCAAGGAGCGACCCAAGATGGCACGAAGAGGAGGGCCCTCGTCGACCACCGGGGAAAAGAGCTCAACAAAGGGAAGCTTCGGAGATATCGGCTATCAACGACGGAACCGACCATATATTGAAAAATTTTAGTGAAGAGAATGCTAAGAAGATGACAAGATTGGATACACAAGaagaatatttacaaactattgcCGAGATAAACAAGAAATCCATGGATTTGGCTTTGGAGAAACATGAACTCGAATTATTGGACGTGGAGGTTGAGACCTTGTCGGAATGGAATAAGCAATTTATATTGGATAAGCAAAataggattttggaaaaacatgGTTATCCTCCTAGAACACTTGGTGTAAACTTTGACTATCCTAGTAATCCTAATGTTCGTAGTTTTTAATTTGAAGTAGTGGAATCCATGTTTATGGAATTATGTAGTttcaattatgatttttttttttatttttttttaaatttgaagtagtggaatcaatgtaGTTGAAGTATTTGAATCAATCAAGTTTTTATTTCATCATATCTTTCTTTCAATTTTGAGATGAattcattatatatttttttcgatttgatttcaatATTGAGATGAATCCACAAACTTGTTTGTTGAAGAGGAAAAAATGAGAAAGACTAGAAAAGAAAAAGCTAAGTACAGAATTGGAAAAATCGAGTATTTTTTTGTATAGTTTTCGAGAAAAATGCTATTCTGAATAGCGTAAGAATAGCGCCAAACACTATTGAGAATAGTGTTTCTTTATAAGCCATTGGATTTCCAGCGGCTCCTTCTAAACAACGGGTTATAGAAAAACGCTAATAAGAATTTCAACGAATAGTTTTTTAAAACTTCTCTATAAATTGGTTTTTTCAGCTCAAACCAAACCATCCCAAAATCTCAAGATTTTCAAACCTTCTTTCAATTCATTGCAAATATGGCATACAATacaatgaagatttggcaatcacaagAGCTTGGTCGAGAGTTAGCCTCAATCCAATTGTTGGACATGATACAATCAACAACTTTTGAGAAAGGGTGTTTCAAGCCTTTGTAGAAGATTGTGGAAATGAAAACGAAAAAACAAGGAATAATATACAAAATAGGTTTGCAATGATAAAAAGGAAACCAAAATTTATATGGGCATCATAGAATCAATTTGTAAAGGTATGCCTATGGGAGGATGGACGTTAGAAGAAGTTGTAAGTATTATTCAATGAGACCTCTTATTTTCAATTACGTACATATTTTAAATCATTGATCTTCTAAATACGAgagattatatttatttattttgtaggagGCGCATGCCAAAACTCTCGATTTTGAACTTAATAGAAGAGAATTCGCACATGATCAAGTCTACCAAATTCTTAAGAACCTTTTCGGAGCTTCAATCCCGCGATCATACCGATGATGAAACTTGAGAATGAAAATCGGATCATGTATAATTCTAAATTTTAGTTATTTCAATCTATGAAATGAAATTCGGTTCATGTAATGTTATTGGTTCAAATTAGCTATTAAATACTTTCCAAGTCTataaattttgttttgaattttttaaGATGcattttttaatttcaattttgtaAAAAATATGAACCAACAAACCGGCAATTCATTTTTGTGATATGAGAAGAGTGTACCTAAAATAAATAGAAGATTACGCGATTTAAAACAGCGCTTGACGTTATTCATAATGGCGCAAACAAAAAGCTAATCAAAACAACACTGAACGTCATTCTGAATGACGCTTGACTTACGATGCTCTGATTAGCGTTGATCGTTATTCTGATTGGCGCTTTTCGTCATCTAATGCGCTACTCTGAATAGCGTTTCCATGAATTTCACGGGGCATCCCACAAAATCAtgaaatattatttggaaaaatTGTGAAAAATAACAACTCGAAAACCACTGGACTTGACATTCCACAATTCATCCACGCttaaaatatgttggatttcaCTATAAAACTTGCTCCAAAAGAAACATATTTAGGGAGGAGTAAGCATGAAAAAGTTTCCTTCACATACTTGTTTATTTTTCGTGTTATGCATGGGTCTGGTACACAATTGATTAGAGCATTTTCGAAAGTCAAAAGCCCTTCTTCTACTTAAAAGCCAGGTGCATAACAGCTAATGAAAGTGTATAACCCGCTCTACCAACTTTAGGATTCCCTACATGTGGTCCTAAACTCATCCCACCCATTCATTTAACTTTGACATTTCATTTGTCTTCTTCCTCATCATCGTCTACCAACACAGACCCCACACAAAATCTTCAATTCTATCCGTCGATTAACAATTGACATTTCCCCTTGTTTATCCAGATTGTTAGGTTCAAAAATTTGTATCTCGAGCTGCCAACAGCACTACCTCCTCTTCTTGCTGGTTTACAcgaactagtttcattttctaGTGGTTCTGACTTTTTTTTAATACTTAATTTTTGTCTTTCAGAAAGGAGGAAGGACTCGATCAAGTAGATGTGATGGGGCCCACCAAAAACAGTTGTAAAATGTAAACTGCTCTACCACTTCTTTATCATGATCAGACTTTTAATATTGAAAGAGGTTTGATTAACTGAGCGAACTTTATTTACTTCAATTCTATCAAGTGTTAAATTTCCGGCGATATTAAACCAGATTTCCGGTGACAGAAGTGAAAATTACAAACAAAGAAAACTACCTGGATTGCTTTGACTTGAGAAGAAATCGGAATTTCACAGATTCCATATTTTATGACGTGTCGTCAGATTCGCAGACCAAAAAGAAGGTATTACTCTCACATTCTTCCGGCGTAGTATCAGGTTTTTTTTAACGTATTTGatgttttgatttgaataaaaagTGTGGTTCCAGTTTGATATGATATGATTGTTGAAGAAGCTTCGAAATAGTTTtataagtttgaaaaataaaatctctGAGATATCTTAAAGAATGTTTTAGAGATCCGAtgcttctctttctctctctctaaacTTTCAGATCGGTCTGTGTAACTAGTGTTTAAGTATTGAAGAAACTGTATTGATTTCATTAATAATCAAACTCTTAAGAGAAGAAGAtcttaaatcatcatcatcaatcaaaAAGTGGTGGAATAAATAAAATCTTATATTTCGGTACACTGCTGAAAAAAAAATGCACAGGTCAGTAATCAGTAATAGCTATTGAGTGAGAAATAAATGCAGGCTGAAAAAACAAATGGAAAGATATCTTAAATTTTTGCTATACAGTCTGTGATGTCCATATTTAATACCGTAACTGGCCGCTTAATTAGGACAGAAAACGTTTCTGAAggcaaagaaaataataaatactcTTCTTTCTCATTTggactttttattattattagcttCTTTGATTTAATCAATCCATCCATACTTCTAAACATTAATCTTCTTCTACCTCTCTCTCTTCAATTACAGAAGTCTACTGTGTTTTTTTGATAGATAGAAAGTCTGAAGAGTTTAAACTTTTTAGGTACTTTTTGGTTTTACTTAGATTCTTCTTtatacaataaaaataattttgtgtttgattttataTGGTCTGGAATCAACTCTGTATCTTTTTGTTTCTAATCTGTTATACTTTtattacacttttttttttttttggttgaagaGGAAAGGAAACGAGTTGTCTGTTATGATGAAGAGataaaaaagaagatgttgttaTTGTTGGACTGAGTAAAGGGTATgttattgtttctttttgttttccccTGATTCTATTATTTTGTTTGAAATTATTGGGTTAGTTTCAGTTCCGTCTGCCATTGTCATTCATTTTGATAATTTTTATTctgttttttgaatttttgggaaGATCATTATTCTGTTTCTTTCTGCATCACTATGTATTGAGAATCTTGCCTTTTGGTTCTAGATCCAGCTAAAGTTATGTGTCAAACATCCTCAGTATTTATAGAATCACTTATAGAACTACTTCAATCCATTACCTCAAACAAATCTAAGATTTCAACATGCAGTTATTTATTTCATGGATAGGGTTGTGACCTCAGTGGTTTTGGTGTTTGATCCTTACTTAGGGTAAGTtctttctttccttaattttttttttctacttaTACTTTTCATGGATTGCTGCTTTTTTGATTGTATCTTCTCTCTAGAAAATAGGCTAAACTTTGGGGTTACTGTTACTCAAAACTTCTTGTTCAAATGGCCATAAAAATTTATTTTCTACAGGGAGTTGGAATTTTATATGATCCTTTTTGTTTGTCTTTTTCATGCTACTTTCTTGGTTGTATTTGAGTGTTCCTTTATCTTTTCAGTGACTTTTATTATGTTCACAATCAGAAAAGTATATGTTCATTTGGTTTTATCTGTTAGCTTAATTGGAGGCTTCAATCTTGCATCCATGTGAGTTTCATGGTTGACCTAATCTTGATTAGAATAAAGAGAGATGAAGGAGGACTAATCTATTTTCTTTCTTAAAATTAAGCCTGGAAGACAGTTGTTTAACAATGCTCGGGCTCTTTCAGCTACCTTTGATTGATTGTTTCTGTTAGGTTGATCAATCAAAACAAAGGTACTAGACTTAGCGTGTTTTCTCGAAGTGTCTTCGGAACTTCAAGGAGTTCTGGTATTAAGAAATTAAAATTGTGTAGTTTAAATTCATAAGCAATTTATAGTATTTGAGAAGTGCATATCTGTGTATTTCCTTGCATCCGTTTTCTTGTGTGGCATAATGATGTTGGAAAATGATTTCATCTTTCAATGATGAAATATGATCTTGTTCACATGAGAAACAATCTATGAAGACCTTCAATTTAAATGATTGGTGAATTGATTTCCAAGTTGTATTTGCCTCATTGGAGTACTGATTGTTCATTTGGTTCTTAAATCTTGTTTATAAATACTGCATTCTTTGATCATTTCGTGTAATCAAGCAGCTTATGAGTCCTACCTGtgctttgattttgtaaataaacCATGAGACTTGGCAATCCTCTGTTCTTGCCTCCATGAATGTGTCTGCAATCTGTTTAAACGTTTATTTTTCTGTAATGATATTTAAGTTTCCAAGGTGGTGATTTAGATGAATTGGTCTCTTATTTTCTCGTGCTATTATTCTTATACTATCATGTCTAAATTGTATAGCTAGATTGATGATTTACCTTACATTCAGGGATCCTTTATTGTTTTATCTTTCGCCAATCACTGATGATTTAATGGCCCTGCAGATGGAGACTGAAAGATTAGAAGAGAGGCATAGAAATTTCattgaaaacaaaaatgaaatcatGTTTAATCCGAGAACCGGTCACCCTGGATACGAGAGAGATCTATTGCCTAGTTTTGAACGGAATGTAGATGAATTCAGGAAGATGCCAGGTCTGCATGATTTGGCAGATGTTAAAGGTTCTAAAAGTAACTTAAAAAAGAAGACTAAACATTCTATCAACCCTTTTATTATTCCTTTCTGTGATGAGGAATTGGTTGAGAATGAGACAAATTTGTATACGGAGGAACAACATGCAGAGGATTTAGTCGCTGTCGTAGACTCAATTAACTGTGTCGAAAACAAATCTGGAAATTTTACCAACCCGTTTCTTGACCCTCTTAGTGATGAGATACTGTCAGGGAAAGAAACAGAGTTGTACACTGAAGAACATGGGAATAGTTTCAGGAAGGTACCAGGTCTGGATGATTTAAGCGATGGCGAAGATTCAGTAAATGTTGCTGAAAACAAGTCTGCAAATTCTACTAACCCATTTCTTGATCCTTCCTGTGATGACAATTTGTCTCAGAAAAAAATGGAACTCTATACTGATAAAACTGTGACAGAATGTGAACTGCCAGAGCTAATTGTTTGTTTCAAAGAGGGATCTTATAGCATCATCAAGGATATTTGCATTGATGAGGGACTTCCTTctgtagacaaaatttttatagAAAATGGTGCAGTGCCAGATAAGGAATTGTTCACCTGCCTCGAACCAGATATGAAAGTAAGCAATGAGTTGGCAAAAGATATGGGACACACAACAGAGCCTAATATCGATTGTCAAATTGAGATGGATGGTGCCAACCAATGTGTGTCTGAATTAGATGAAGGAAATGTCAAAGCAAGAGATGAGAATATGGTCTCCGACGATTTAAAGGTTCAAACCAGATTTTTGGTAGAAGGTTGCAAAATTGACTCCCCATATGAATCATGCAATATTTATGGCGACGATGTTCAGCATAATAATGATAAGGATCTTTCTTTTGTTGAAAGAGAAGAGAGTCTGACTATAGCCTCCAAAGAGAAGGACAGGGTTGAAAGTGGATTTCCCATACAAGAGTGTGACAACAATAACTCCTCGCGTGTATCATGTGACACTGATGGCAGCGTAAGTCAACGGCAATCTTATGAGGTACTTCATCTCTATATCATCTGATTTACGTTTCATGTTTTAAAATTGTTCCATAATTCTATGATACCAGATTTTTTTTCATCAGCGAATGCAGTTATATGCTTATATGTGGTGCTTATCTGAAATTTATGCTAGTACCTGACCAGATAGAGCCAAATTTTGATTCGTCCCCCCCACCAATGGAGGATTTGAAACCGTGATTGATTGGTTATTGTTGATAGTGCTTTTTGTAAATCCCCAAACGATAAACTTAATTGTATGCAGAAAACAAATTGTTTAACTGAAGTTATAGGTTCTTGTTACCCACACTTGAAAAGTCACAAAGTAATTCATCAGGGGAACACTAGATGTAATAAAGCACTATAGACTTGAATAAGCTCCATCAGTATCACGCGCAAGGAATTTCGTACATGGTTCTGTACTCAACTGGAATGTATGGATGTATGAGGTTCATTTCGCGTAGATTAAGGTTATGCTGAAACTTCTTTTGTGTGTATTATTTTGGAATATAATTGCAATAACCCAAAACTCACACTGGATAGGAAAAACTAATAGAGACTAACAACCAGCAACTTGAAGGATCCCGGAGAGTCTTGAATCCTCAGTTTTGATTTCGTTTTACATGATAGGTATAATTAGCTTTAAAGATCCAAtttccagaagaaaaaaaatgttcacACAAAGAGAAAACTAGGATATACCATGACCAGATTCTGGATACCAAGTTCTCTTTTCTGAATAGAGCTTGCAAGTCTTATGTCAGTTTTTTAGGATGCGACTGATTTTAACCTGTATATGTATCACGTCACAGGATATGAGTGAAGATGGAGGGTCTGCAAACTCCTTGAGGTCATCTACTGCCGCACAAGAAGATGAATCAACTAACAGCAACCAAGTCGGTGAGGATGAGACTGCTGGGACTGTTACCTTGGATTCTGATTCCTTGCCGCCACCAACAACAAGTGGCAGGGAAGAAGATCCAAATACACAGAAGAGTGAATTTCAACGAGCTATTCACACTGTAAATATATTGGGTCTTGAAGAAGATTCGCAGACAGCTTCAAGCCGTAGCTTCTTTATTCAACATGGTCATGGAGAATCCAGTTTCTCGTCTGCAGGTCCTTTTTCAGGTCCACTAGCTTACACAGATCCTGCATCATATTCAGGTAGCATATCCCACCGGTCAGATAGCAGCACAACCAGTACAAGATCCTTCGCTTTCCCCGTGTAAGTGAAATCATTATCAGtgccatttatttattttatctcctacatAATGTCTTCTATACTTCTTTCGTCTGGACAGAATCCCACAAACATTTATTTAATTTGGAGGACAGTGGTTTTGGATATCACTTCTCAGTTCTGAACATGATCTGTTAGAAACAATTTCAGTGGAATGGGTTGGATCTGATAACTTAGACCTTGTTTTGGTTTTGGTCATCAGATTACATTCAGAGTGGAATAGCAGCCCAGTCAAAATGGTGAAACCTGATCGAAGACATTTGCGAAAGCACCGGGGTTGGAAGTTGTGTTTTCCCTGTTGTAGATACTGAATTTTCCTAGTTATCCAAGATAAATTTAGCTCAGACGTACAATATAAATAGTACATATACTTGGCCGAAATTGTATTTGGCTTCCCTGTTTGTTTACACAACGTCTCTTCATTCTTTGTTACTTGTAGTAGATCCCAGAATTGATGCTTTGGTTTACAATATCTAGCATGCATTTGAGAGGGAGAAAGTACGAAATGATTCAATTATTTGTAGTGTTATGCCATTTTGATTGTAATTTGTGATTGGTATACAGAATTGTTAGAACAGGAATAAGACTGCATTATCTCTGGCTGTGGTCCTGTGGATATTAGATATCGATGATATGGGTCAAAAAATTATGAAACAATAAATGAAACAAAAGAAAGAAGTAAATTTCTTTCAAATGTGTTCTTCAAATTTGCACTGAGATAAATGTTTTTACTTGAAGCTTAGATTTTTAACAAAGACCAAGACTGAGTTTTCAGCGTTGTGTATCTCGTTAGGCGATCCAACTCCAATTTTTCAAGTACAGAAGGAAGAGGAAATGAGCCTTGAATTCCTCTCGAAACAGTGAACTTTTTCAAGGCGCCTCCTGCTGGATTTTACTTTACATAAAAGCAGTCCCCGTATTTGTTGGTGTGAATCGTGTGATGAGAATAATTCACCCTAGCAGCCCACGGGTGACGGGCCACTCCATCAAACGGGATGCATTGTTTGTTGCCGCCAGACTGTTAGAATTAGAATTAAATGCAAAACAGTAACTTTCAGCGAACTTATTCACGCAATATTTGTGAGGAACTTCACCATCTTTATCGCGTACTCTTTGGTTTGAGATGCAAATTATCCCCACTTCTCTGTGCAACTAGTAAGTGGACCGGTTTCAGATGGGAAGAAATCAGACTTCACATTGTTCAAAATCACAAGCCCATAATTATTGATGAAAATATTAATGCTCCAATAGAGATAAGaaaaaaacaagttaaacaataaCAAAGGTAAGTGCACCAGAGTTGGCAAGCGTAACAAACGCAGAGTCAAAAGACATGTACAGTCTTACATAATTTATTTTGCCATCATCCAACTTGATTTTCACGTAAATGTTACTGAAATGTGTTTACAAAAAAGGAAAGAGCAGTCGCACTTAAAGGCTTGATCTAACCACAATCGGTTCGGACGCCAAAACTTTTTTCCACCACATGTCAGCAAGCTGTGAAGTAGATGTGTGATGGTCACTTTCCGATATGCTACtctacaaagaaaaagaaatacttGTGACGAATTGAAAGATACCAAAAAGTCAATAACAAAACTTGCAATCTTGTAGATAAGCAGAACGAACACAAATCCCTAGCACtagaaacaaagaagaacatgattTCAATCATTTCACTGGTACTCTCAATTGACTGTGAAAGTTCAGTTTGCAAGGATTCTAATGCAAAAATAACCAGCCTCCAAGGTTTAAGTGGAGAGAAGGTGTTGCAACAAGGAATAACCCTCGCTGATGATGCTCATCCCAGACTACATGTACTAAATGGATCTGAGAACTTTAAATGCAATCCAAATATTGACTTGAACAAGGAGATACTGGAGCACGATATTGTGTTAAACATCAATTAATTCATTACCCATCAAGAGCATTTAATCCAGATAACCTCGGCAAATTTGTATTATAAAAACAGTTGATGAAAGTTCAACTGTAGTGCAGCTAATTAATACGACTCTCCTAAAATCGAAATATACCTGGCCATGGATATATTGTGGttttaattttggcaactaataCTAAGTCTACCACACTTTTTACTTTCAGGATAAATAAAAAGTTTATGTTTTGTAATCAACCTGTCCAGCAATAAAACAAATGACAGGCGCTTTAATAGCAAGATAAATAAAGACTTTTAAAGAACAAAGTGGACGAGCTTAAAGGTTCAAGAAACTAATTGATTCTATTACTCTGGTACACATCCTACACCTGAAGTTGCCAAAAAGAAATACTTCGACAATCAATGGGGTTACAATTTTCACATTGACTGGAAGATCAAAGCAAGGCGGCCATAGGGGGTTATC comes from Papaver somniferum cultivar HN1 chromosome 7, ASM357369v1, whole genome shotgun sequence and encodes:
- the LOC113298449 gene encoding uncharacterized protein LOC113298449 isoform X1 produces the protein METERLEERHRNFIENKNEIMFNPRTGHPGYERDLLPSFERNVDEFRKMPGLHDLADVKGSKSNLKKKTKHSINPFIIPFCDEELVENETNLYTEEQHAEDLVAVVDSINCVENKSGNFTNPFLDPLSDEILSGKETELYTEEHGNSFRKVPGLDDLSDGEDSVNVAENKSANSTNPFLDPSCDDNLSQKKMELYTDKTVTECELPELIVCFKEGSYSIIKDICIDEGLPSVDKIFIENGAVPDKELFTCLEPDMKVSNELAKDMGHTTEPNIDCQIEMDGANQCVSELDEGNVKARDENMVSDDLKVQTRFLVEGCKIDSPYESCNIYGDDVQHNNDKDLSFVEREESLTIASKEKDRVESGFPIQECDNNNSSRVSCDTDGSVSQRQSYEDMSEDGGSANSLRSSTAAQEDESTNSNQVGEDETAGTVTLDSDSLPPPTTSGREEDPNTQKSEFQRAIHTVNILGLEEDSQTASSRSFFIQHGHGESSFSSAGPFSGPLAYTDPASYSGSISHRSDSSTTSTRSFAFPVLHSEWNSSPVKMVKPDRRHLRKHRGWKLCFPCCRY
- the LOC113298449 gene encoding uncharacterized protein LOC113298449 isoform X2, giving the protein METERLEERHRNFIENKNEIMFNPRTGHPGYERDLLPSFERNVDEFRKMPGLHDLADVKGSKSNLKKKTKHSINPFIIPFCDEELVENETNLYTEEQHAEDLVAVVDSINCVENKSGNFTNPFLDPLSDEILSGKETELYTEEHGNSFRKVPGLDDLSDGEDSVNVAENKSANSTNPFLDPSCDDNLSQKKMELYTDKTVTECELPELIVCFKEGSYSIIKDICIDEGLPSVDKIFIENGAVPDKELFTCLEPDMKVSNELAKDMGHTTEPNIDCQIEMDGANQCVSELDEGNVKARDENMVSDDLKVQTRFLVEGCKIDSPYESCNIYGDDVQHNNDKDLSFVEREESLTIASKEKDRVESGFPIQECDNNNSSRVSCDTDGSVSQRQSYEDMSEDGGSANSLRSSTAAQEDESTNSNQVGEDETAGTVTLDSDSLPPPTTSGREEDPNTQKSEFQRAIHTVNILGLEEDSQTASSRSFFIQHGHGESSFSSAGPFSGPLAYTDPASYSGSISHRSDSSTTSTRSFAFPVIPQTFI